The sequence TAAGCTCCCTTCCTTGATGTCTTAATGTGCTAACACCATAAATAGGGTTATGCTCTGATATCCTAGCTCTTCTTGTCCTTTTTAATTCCTCTTTTAAGGTAAATACATTGTATTCACTGACATTAAATAAGATATCTCCAAAACTTCCAATCATTGTGGACCTCCTGTTTTATCTTTTCCTGAAAGAACTCCAGGATGAGTATGAGTATCCAATACTAAACTTCCACTTGTTTTTGTTTGTCCTGTAACTGTTACATTGCCTCCTACAAGTAGGTTCTTTTTTATTTCTACATCAGAAGTAATTATAACTTTTGAAAGAGGAGATAATGTCAAAATACCAGCATGATAACTATATAATCCACCATCTGAGAAAGTTCTTCTTACTTCTTCTTTTTCTATATTAGAATTTCTCATCGGACATCCTAATATATATCCTTGTTCCATCATATCGGGAATAGATAAAACAACTACTGTTTGGCCAATTTCAAGATTATAATTATCCTGATGTGACTCTGAGAAAGGCACTAATATATTCAACCAATCGCTTATTTTATTATCTCTATCAGGAAAAATAACTCTTGCTTTTCCGGCTTTTACATCAATCTCATTTATCTCTCCCTGTTTCAGTATATCTAACATTTTTTCTTCCTCCATTCTAAATTCTGCATAAAAAAACTCAGTAATAATACCGAGTTTAAAATCATTTATTCATCTCTTTCCATTCCATATAGCTTCCCTTGCCGTTCCACTCTTTTTTCTCCTTCTTTTTAGTTTCTTTAGATTTTTTAGCATCTTTTTCCTTGGCTTTTCTTTCTGCATTTTCTCTTGCTCCGATTTTAAATGCGACAATTTGACAGGAGTAATCTCCATCTACCTGGTGTATTACCTGATCTATAATATACCGCCCTTGAAATTTCCCGAAACTCTCATCTAATTCTATTATCGCACCAGCGCAATAACTCGTATCTCCGTCTACTGTCAACTCTATCGAGTATTCCTGCTTCAAAGACTCTTTAAGAATCTTTTTAGCTATTTTTCGAGAATCAGTTTTCCCCTTCGTTTTAATCTTTTTAACTGTATTTTTTTTCTCCTCAGTTTTTTTTGATTTTTTCTCATACTCATCTTTGAATTTACTATAATCACTCATCAGTTCTTACCTCATTTCGCTGTGTAAGCTCTTCCTTCGTAATCGTTTCTATTACATGCCGCTTCTTATCAGCATCATAATAACTAACTTGCACTGCATCGAAAACATCTTGATTTTTCTTCCTTAGTGTGTAATCTCGTAATCTGTAATCGGTTATGCTGAAAGTTTGTATTGCCCTCTGTTCCTTTTCAAGCTTCCATTCATCAAAAACAACTATTTTATCATTGGTTATTTTCAATGAAAGTGCTTGCTCCGAAAGTATTCTACTTAAAAATGCTAAATCTGTTTCTCTATCCTGATCCAATCTTTCAAAATATTCATCCTCACACTCTAATTCTGACTGCATTTTATGTTTTTCTGCAATCTGATTAACTAATTCAGACAGTGTTATTTTTTGCCACGCTACACTGTTCTTCTGCTGCCTTATATTCTCATTCAGTGGTAAAGCTAAGCATTTCAAATTTAATACGTTGGGAGAAAATGTAGGTTCATCAACATAAAAAGTTCCCGGATTTAGAATCTTCGGAATACCATGTTTAGTCTGTAATATTCTCACATTCAATCTTGCATTTTCATCTGGGTACCATTCTTTAAGCCATCTTCCGTCAAAGTTCTCAACTACTAATTCTAAATCATCTACTGCATTTTTCGAATTGTCTGTATAAGTTAATGATGATATACTATTTTGAATTTCAGAAGATATATCAACCCCCTGAAAATAAACAATAACTTTTATATTATCAGCTAACATTATTTTTACCTCTTCCAAGGAGGCAAATTAGCATCGGCATTAGTATCAATAGTAGGAGATTTTAGTGGCACTATTATTGGGATATTAGCATCAAATACAGCTATATCTATTAAATTAACATTTGCTCTCATTAAATCATGCATAAATAATTCATTTCCATAGATTTTATACGCTATTAAATCCCAGGTATCTCCATTTTCAGTTCTATAAACATCAACTAACACTACGCAATCACCGTCCTTCTTTTTTTACTTTCTATATTCTTTAGTACCTTTTCAACTTCTCTTGCTATATCTGAGCTATTATTGTTTCCATTACATACTATATTGATTGTATAGCTGGAATTTGTTGTATTACTTGTATTGTTCTTAATAGATGTTGTTAAATTATTTTTTAACTGTTTAACTCTGTCAGATAAAGTTTTTCTTGTGTCACTCGCATTTAGTATCCTAGTTCCTTTATTCAAATTCATTAGAGACGGTGAAGCAACATAATAGCTGTAATTATTACTATTTATAAGCTCTGGTCCTCTCTCTGCTACGGATGTTAATCCACCAGCAAAATTATTTGTTCCCATCCAATGCTCAGGAACCTTAGGAGTGTTTTCTGAACTCTTAACGGCACTGTCTTTTATCTTTTCGGTTTTTTCATTAGTATCTGTAAAAAGTCCTTTAATATAATTCCATGTATTTTTTACTATATCAGTTAGTCCACTGAAAATCTTCTTTACACCTTCAATCATGGATGCAAACCCTTCTTTTATCAAATCAAAATT comes from Fusobacterium sp. DD2 and encodes:
- a CDS encoding phage baseplate assembly protein V, which codes for MLDILKQGEINEIDVKAGKARVIFPDRDNKISDWLNILVPFSESHQDNYNLEIGQTVVVLSIPDMMEQGYILGCPMRNSNIEKEEVRRTFSDGGLYSYHAGILTLSPLSKVIITSDVEIKKNLLVGGNVTVTGQTKTSGSLVLDTHTHPGVLSGKDKTGGPQ
- a CDS encoding tail protein X, producing MLVDVYRTENGDTWDLIAYKIYGNELFMHDLMRANVNLIDIAVFDANIPIIVPLKSPTIDTNADANLPPWKR